The sequence below is a genomic window from Salinispira pacifica.
CTCATGGAACACGGTGCCTCGCTGAATGCCGTGGGAAAACTTCTTTCCAAGCTGAGAGAAGAACACCAGGTGAGCTTGTTTCACCGCCTGCTGAACACCATTCAGTTCCACAATATCCAGGGATATTCCATCATCACCAGCTGGATGAAACTGGAGGGCCAGATGGCGGGGCTTGCCGCGGTAATTGAGCGGATTTTTGAAGTTGAGGACGCAGATGCCTACATTGCCGTTTTCGAGCTTGAAAAAGAGGGTTCCCATCTGCTCATCGGGCGGGCGGGAAATCCCCGTATCGATCTGAATATTATTATGAACAGCTTCGGCGGAGCAGGCCATCCCCAGGCTGCCAGCGCATTAATCAAGAACTCATCGGGATTTCCCATATACGCACACCTGTTGAACATGCTGGAACAGCGGCTGAAGCACGCTCTTACCAGCATGGAGCTGATGCGGGAGGCGGTGACTATTTCCCGGAAGATGACACTCCTGGATTCGGCCCTGCGACTTGAAGAGAGCGGCAATTCCGGGGCGCCGGTGGTGGATGAAGACGAACGTCTGGTGGGGATGATCACCCTCAGGGACATCCAAAAAGGACGAAAAGCCGGACAGATGAACGCACCGGTCCATGCATATATGACCAGAAATGTGATTCACGCCGACAGAAACACCACCATCCGGGAGATCGAGCAGATGTTTTACCGCCACGATATCGGTCACCTTCCTATCCTCGAAGATGAAAAGGTGGTGGGTCAGGTTACACGGTCGGACTATATCAAATTCCTGCAGAACAACGGTGATTTCCGGGAAATCATTCCGCAGGAATAAATCAGCCGCCAGCTTTCCATCGGCTTGGTCCCCAGGTCATTACTCTCTGCGCTGAAGCTTCCGGGTCTTATGCTGGAGCCAGATGCGCTGCTCCTGTTCCAGATGGGGGGAAAGATTTCTCCATACCATGTCGTGATAATCATTCAGCCAGGATATTTCCTCATCGTTCAGAAGGTCCCGCTCTATGAGGCTCAGTTCAATGGGACAGAGAGTGAGATCCTCAAAACAGAGAAATCCGGAATAGGATTCATGAGGTCCCACCGCAACAAGGTTTTCAATGCGGATACCGTAGGCGCCTTCAAGATAGTAGCCGGGTTCATTGGAGCAGATCATGCCCGGCTGCAGAGGTGTTGAAATCAGACGGGGGCTGATGCTCTGGGGGCCTTCGTGGACGTTCAGCGCAAATCCCACACCATGTCCGGTTCCGTGGCCGTAGTTCAAACCGTTCTGCCACAGGGGGCGGCGGGCCAGACTGTCCAGCTGTATTCCAGGGGTGCCTTCGGGAAACACTGCCGATGCAAGATTAATGTGACCTTTCAGCACCAGCGTAAAATGATGTTTGGCTTCACGGTCCACATCATGAACGGCAACCGTACGGGTAATATCCGTTGTTCCGTCCAGGTACTGTCCGCCGCTGTCAATAAGCAGCAGTCCGTTCCCCTGAATGGGGCTTGAGCTGTTTTCATCCACAGAATAATGAACAACGGCACCATGATCGTTGAAGCCTACTATGGAACGGAAGCTGTCTCCCACATAGTTCTTCTGTGTGCTGCGGAATTCTGTGATCTTCCGGGAAACAGCCAGCTCATCCAGAGACGAACCGTCCTTCAGCTCATGTTCCAGCCAGTAGAGGAAGTTCACCATTGCCACGCCGTCCCGTATCATCACATTCCGGGTTGATTCAATTTCTTTCGGATTTTTACATGCCTTCCAGCTCCGCACAGGGGACGGCAGTTTGACCAGCCTGTCACCCAGGATGGACGCCGTCTCCATGTTGAGAGTCAAAGGATCCGCAGCAACCTGCCCTTCCGATGATGTGAGCAGCTTCCCGATATCCTGATACCCGTGAATATGCACGTTGTCCGCTTCCAGCTCTCTTCGCAAATCCGGGGAAATATTCTCAGCGTGAGTGCAGAGATGCAGAACCGGGCCCCGGGTTTCCAGCAGTGCATATGCGTAAAAAACCGGGTTGAACTCAACATCCCGTCCCCGAAGCTGAAGCAGCCAGGCAATTTCATCCAGGGCGGTGATCAGGATGCGCTCATAGCCCCTGGAATCGGCGAACTCCCTGAGCCGGGTAATCCGGTCGTTCCGGGTCTCTCCGCTGAACGTGGAGTCATGGGCGTAAATTTCCTCCGCCGGGAGGCCGGGCCGGTTCTCCCAGATGGTATCCAGAAAATCCGGAGCCGCTTCAAGGGAGATGTCTCCGTTAGCAAGCTCACTCTGCATGGACTCGAAGCTTTTCAGAGCGAAGGAATCTGCGGCAACCAGAACCCGGGCTCCTTCCTGCTTGCCCTTCATTTGCATAAGCCACTGTTCAATGGACGGAGTTTCCGGCAATCCCTGTTTCATAAGGGCAATGCCGCTGTTCTTCAGAACCCGGCCGGCTTCCAGAAAGTAGCGGGAATCGGTCCAGAGTGCCGCATCCTTCTGTGTTACCGCCACCGTACCTGCCGATCCTTCAAAAGCGCTGATCCAGGAACGGCCCCGCCACCGTTCTGCCACATACTCTGACATATGGGGGTCGGTTGACGGAATTACTGCTGCGAAAGCATTCTGCTTTTTCAGATACTCCTGCAACAGGTGTATGCGTTCGGAGGGTTTTGACGACATATAAACTCCTGGTAGATCTTCGTTTTTTTAATGCTCCCGGTGCAATGTTCCGGAAGATTCCCCCGGAGCCAGGTTCTCATAGGAACTGAACAGCCATATACCCCGGGGAGTAAGAGAAATATACTAACATAGTTTTTGACCTTCCACCATCATGGGGGCTGCAGCAGAGCCGATATGCCCTTTCCGGGTCTTGAGAAAAACCCCGCACCCCGATAGACTCCCGGGCATCAATTTTGCAGGGGGCTCTTCAGTGACACAGGGCAAACATGGGGTAATTTTTGATCTGGACGGTACGATTCTCTATACTCTGGAAGATATCCGCAGATCCCTGAATCATAGTTTAATCACCCACGGGCTGCAGGAGATGGATCTGGTGACGGTTCGGCGGCTGGTGGGCCATGGGCTTATTCAGCTTGCTCACGATGCCGTTGAAGAGCATGCCCCGGAACTGGACGCTGCCCGCCGCAGTGAACTGGGGGAAGCCATTGCAGACGAACTCCGGGAACATTACCGCAAAGATCCCCTGGGAGTAAGCGCCTCCTACCCCGGCATTCCCGGGCTGCTGAAAGAGCTGAGAGAACGGGGCCTCCTTCTGGGGGTGCTGAGCAATAAAGATGACGTGCTCGTTCAGCAGATTACCGACGAACTGTTTCCCGGAACCTTTCATGCCGTTGCCGGCCGAAAGGATCACATACCCCGAAAGCCCGATCCCCGGGGCCTTGAGCTCATTGCGCAGCAGCTTGGGCTCGGGATGAGCCGAATTCTCTATGTTGGAGACTCGGAGGTGGATTACCGCACGGCTGCGAACGCAGGGGTGCCCTTCGCCGCCGTGGGCTGGGGATACCGGGATGCGGAACTGCTGCAGTCATTGTCCCCGGACTATTTCACCCCGGACAGCGGAGAGCTGAAATCGGTAATTTTCCGCCATTTTTCATCCACGGTCTGAAACCTGGCTGAAACGGTGCACCGTAAGATGTTCATACACCTCCCCGGGACGGAGAACGGTGGAAGGAAATGATGGCTGGTTGGGGGCATCGGGGAAATGCTGAGTCTCAAGACAGACGGCTCCATGCCTGGAGAAATGCTTCCCGTCCCGGCCCGCTTCGATATCCAGGAAATTTCCCGTATACACCTGAATACCGGGATAGCTGGTGTACACTTCCATGCTGCGGCTGCCGGGAATCTCAAGACGGGCACCCAGCCGGGGACCCAGATGCTCCACAAGGGCGTCCAGAGCCCCTCCATGCCCCGGCGGAGTAAGCTCCGACGAACTTTCATCCACCACATAGCAATGATCAATTCCATTGGGCAATGAAGCCTCAACCGGAACGCCTTCGATTCCCGGGCGGGGGCACATCACTTCCCGAAGCATCCGTGGGGAGGTGAAATCCATGGCACCTCTCCCGCAGTCCGGCGGCAGTATCGTGCCGTTGGGTATTGCCCGGGAGTCCACGTCCACGTACCCGGAAGCATGGAGCTGAAGCCTGTGGTCGTACACCGCTCCTGATGACTCTCCGCTCAGGTTCCAATAGGCGTGATTGGTGAGGTTTACTACAGTGGGTCGGTCGCTTCCCCCCGGTAATAGATATACAGATAGCCGTCTTCGCTGAGATAATATTCAACACGCACCTTCAGATTTCCCGGGTAGCCCCCCTCCATATGGGGAGATTCAAGTTCGAAGCCCACCCCGGCAACGGCTTCCGATTCACAATCAAGGATTTCACCCTTCCATGCCCTGTGAGAAAACCCCGCATTGCCTCCATGAAGACTGTTATCCCCGTCATTTTTCTGGAGAGTAAACCTCTCACCATCAAGAATAAACTCTCCGTTATGGATGCGGTTGGCATAGCGTCCGCAGGTTGCACCAAGGTAGGCATCCTGCCTCCGATAACCCTGAAGGTCATCCATCCCCAGACAGACCTGTGTGCCCTCCCACCGCACTGAGGAAATTGCCGCACCGTAGTCAATCAGACTCACGGAGTCCGGTATTCCCCGGCGGGCTCTCATTGTCCACCGGGTAATTTCCCGGCCGTTTTCCAGTATTCCAAAAGGTTCTTTTTCTACAGTCATTTCAGCTCCGGATTCAGGCATTCATTTCCTCGAATCGCCAGATTCGAATAGACAGAATAGAGGAAAAAAAACCGCCGGGGAATACCGGCGGTTCAATGCGTAGAGAGTTTTTCCCGGGCTTATTGCCCGGTATGGACTCAGATTACGTTGGGACGCTCAATATAGTCGTTGCTGCGAAGAAGCATGCGGACATACTGAACTCTGCGGTACGCCATCTTGTCTTCGTTTTGGGATTCGGAAAGTTTGGCTCTGAAATCCTTAATACCTTTATACCCTTTCGTATCCATCCACTTTTCAATTCCATTCAGAATATCGCCGATCTTTTTCAGCTTGTTCTTGTAGAGAGTGCTCACCACCTGAAAGCTGCTCGCTCCGGCCAGAAGCATGGCAATGGCGTCTTCCGCTTCATGAATACCGTTGGAGGCACAAATATCTGCGGAAACCTTATCCGCCATCATCCCCACAAAACGGAGAGGCAGACCGGCATCCTGGGGAGTGGAAAGGTTCCATGGGTAGCTGCTGCTTTCGTTTTCAACATCGATCGCCGGGTGAAAGAACCGGTTAAAAAGAACCAGACCGTCTGCACCTGCATCCGCAAGTTTGGATATAAACTGATACGGGCTGGTGTAATAAGGGCTCAGTTTAATGGATACGGGAATTTTCACCGCCTTCTTCACCGCTTTTATGGCTTCAATCTGGCCCGCTTCAATATCAGCGGCGGCTTCGGTACGGTCACCGGGAATGGCGAAAAAGTTCAGTTCCAAACCGTCCACACCGGTGTCCTGAAGCTGCTTGGCCCATTCCGACCAGGTTGCGGTATTTATGGCGTTGAGACTGGCAATGACCGGGATCTTCACCGCCTCCTTGGCCCGCTGAGTCCACATGAGATGCTCATCCGGACCGGCATGCTCAACCTCGGGAAAAATGCTGTGCATTTCCGCGTGCCAGTTATCGTACATATGCAGATCCTGGTCGTGGTTATGGCTCTTGTACTGAATCTGCTCTTCAAACAGACTCTTGATAATTAATGCGCCGGCTCCGTTATCTTCGATCTTCCGGATGGCATCCATATTTGATGTCAGGCTGCAGGCACCGACAATCAGGGGGTTTTTCAGGTCCATCCCCATATAGCTGCTTTGCAATTTGGACATAATGACTCCTTGGTTAATGGTACATAGGTATTCTAGGGGCTGCCGGGGCAGAAGTCAATGAAGTAATCAACAGCTCACGACCTCCTGCATATTGAACTCCCGGGCCGGCATGAGTACTATGCCCCATGGACATGGAAAATGCGATTATTTCACTGAAAGATGTAAGTTTTTTTTATATTGATGCTGACGCACCGGAGAATCCGAAGGAACTGACAGAAGATGACATTCACTTTGTCTTCAGAAATCTGGATCTGGATCTCCCCGCTGGCGTCCTCAGCATTATCGGCGAGAATGGAATCGGGAAAAGCACCCTCATGCTTCTGGCAGCCGCCCGCCGCTTCCCCGTTCAGGGCTCAATAGAGATCCTCGGACGGAACACCGAAAAATTCCGGAAAGCGGCCCAGGATCCCGCCATTGAAGCCGAGCGGAACGCCCTGGTTTCCGTGGTGTATCAGAATATGGAGTTTGAAACCGAAGACAATCTGGGCACCGTGCTGGAACAGGTATTTGACCAGGGCATCCACACATCCAAAACCGACTGGATTCTGGAAGAAAGCAGCCGCGCCCTCCACCTGGAACAGGTGAAGAACAGAAAATTCCAGGAGCTGTCCAAGGGTGAAATGCAGCGGGCTCTTATCGCCATATCAATGGCATACGGATCGGCAATCACGGTATTGGATGAACCGGTTTTCGCCATGGAGGAGAAGCAGAAGGAGGAGTCCCTTGCCTTCCTTCAGGATTACGCCCACCGGACAGAGCGGAGCGTCCTTTTCTCCGCTCACAACATTCATCTGTGCCGGGATTATGCAGACAACACTCTTCTCATGCGGAAAGACGGCGATTTTGTGCTGGGGGATTCCAAGGCAGTATGCTCAAAGGAAGAGCTTGAGGCCGCCTACCAGGTACCCATGGAATATCTGCACAGGAAAGAAGCCCTCTACCGGGATCTTCTCATTAAAGGTGACGAAACCCGCCGCAGCAACTGAGCCAAACCGGTTCCGGGCGGTACAACTGCCGCCGCCGGACCATGCTGCTCCGGTGTGCAGTGGCGAGCCCCCCCGCCGGGCTGGGACGGGTCGCAGAAGACTCAAAGCCGGCGCCCCGGCTCAGCGTCCCCGGCTGCGGAGTCTCAGGCTGAACAGTTCGCTCAAAGACCTGCGAAAGCTCAAGGCGCCCAGCCGCTCCATTCTGGCGGCAAGGAAAAAAGCCAGAACCAGAATCGCCAGCACTCCTGCAAACAGATACACATGACTCATCCGACCCTCCACACCCAGGGGACCCTGAAGAAGGTCCAGAAACATTCCCGCCAGGCTTGCCCCGGCTACTCCGGAGGCACCTACTGTGAGAAAATACACAATTCCGAAACTCAGCTGCTGCTGGGGCTGAAGGAGTGAGAAAAAGTAGGTCTGGGCGGTATTGTCGGCACCGTTCCAGCCCATCATGGCAATGAAAAACAGGAGCAGCAGAAACACCCAGCTCAGCGCACCTGCGGTGAGAGGGACAAGTACAATTGCAAGTGCTCCTGCCGCCATCAGAAGTATCCAGATCATCATGAAGGGCTTCGCACCAACACGGTCGATAAATTTCCTGCTGATCACTCCCATGGCAATGGCGCCCAGACTGCCGGCAACCGTGAGAAAAAGCACTCGGTTATCGGAAAACTGATACACATCTTTTGCATATACCAGCAGGAAGGGCTTCACTATTCCCAGGGAGAAGCCCACCACCGGGAGTGTGGCAAAGTACTTCCGGAATTTCCGCTCCTTCCAGATATCCCGGAAACTTTGCTTCAGCCCCTGATCGCTGTGTCCTTCGGGCCTCCGGATTTCCGGAATCCGGGAAAGGGAGTACACTCCGGCGTAGCCCAGCACAATTCCCGCGGCGAAGGAAATAAGATATTTCATCAGCGGAGCATCATCCCCCAGAAACAGCGCTACAATGAGCACGCCGAACAGAATGGATATGTTGGAAAGAATCCGGGAAAGAGACAAAAACCGCCCTCTGTCACCGCCGTGGGACAATTCGGTAAGGAGGGGTGAAAGACTCACCATCCCAGAACCCCGTATCATCTGAAAACCAAAATATGAGCCCACAACAATGATAAGCGCCAGGGTATTGGCATCAGCCACGCCGGACAAGGCAATAAACGGTGCAAGAAGGAGCGGACTGATGGCAAGGTAGCGAACCATCCAGGCCATATGAAAACCCTTCACGATCCCCAGTCTTCTGGATAGCAGTCGGCCCACCGGCATGATAAGATAGGAAGCATGGAAGAATGAAGACACCACTCCCACAACGGTCTTGCTGGCACCCAGGCGGATGATAAACAGGATAATCACGTTTCCCGCCAGGAACTGGAAGGAGAAGGTGTTGATGATGGAGAATATGAGCCACCAGCGTCTGCCGGTGGTTTGCTCTTCCGGGCTGTAATGTCCGCTCATTCGACTTAGCCTAATATCTGCAGGGAGGCTTGTCCAGAGGATGGGAATACTGGTGGAGAAAGTTCGCAGCGGCGAAATACGCAGCAGAAGCGGGCTGGAGGCGGCATTCAGACAGCTGAGCAAACGCTATCACCCCGATACATCGGGCTTGGATCACCGCTACTTCGTTTCCATCTGCATGGACCGGGACGACGCCATCATATTGCTGGAAGAGTATGCCGCCGGCTCTGTTCCCGGTGAACAGGATTCCCCCAAAGCTGATACGGATTTCTGGTATCTGTATTATCTATACAGCTCAAGAATGCAGTATCAGCATAAAGACAGGGACGGCTCTGCCCGGTTAACATCCGAACTTATTGCATCAGCAGGATCAGTATCTGATGAATTTATGGCGGGGATATTCATTTACACTAAGCATCACTCCACAACGAACTATGCAGATATGTACAGCATACCAACCTGTCAGCAGATCCATATGGGTATGGCCAATTTTCTTGAATGGAAGGAGCGGTCCTCCGGCGATACCCCTGCACATATTATTCGGCGGTCTTACAATATTGCCCGCACCATGCTGAGTGAAGCGGAAGAACGGCTGGGGAAACCGGCGGGTGAGGACTATCTGCATATGTATCCCCTGATCAGGCTTGCTCTCCTGGATTTATCCCGGGGACAAATATCCAACTCAAGGCCGCCTGTCCCGGAAGATTTATACCGTCCGCTGTATACCCTGGCGTGCCGCCTCCATGAAGAGTGGAACCCTGACGCCATACCGCCGGATTCCTCCAAGGAACCGCTGAGGCAACGGGCGGAATGGATTCGCAAGGCGTTAATACACCTGGGGCTGGTGGAGAAACAGTATGCGTATATTCGTGCTGTATTCTCCCCCGACACAATGAGGGAGATTCGCCGGTTTAAAGGAGCCGAAGGCGAGATAGCCGTTCCGGAATACTACGGGGAACTTCTTTCCAGGCATAAAAAGATTCTTGTGGAGATTCAGGAAA
It includes:
- a CDS encoding dihydroorotate dehydrogenase-like protein — encoded protein: MSKLQSSYMGMDLKNPLIVGACSLTSNMDAIRKIEDNGAGALIIKSLFEEQIQYKSHNHDQDLHMYDNWHAEMHSIFPEVEHAGPDEHLMWTQRAKEAVKIPVIASLNAINTATWSEWAKQLQDTGVDGLELNFFAIPGDRTEAAADIEAGQIEAIKAVKKAVKIPVSIKLSPYYTSPYQFISKLADAGADGLVLFNRFFHPAIDVENESSSYPWNLSTPQDAGLPLRFVGMMADKVSADICASNGIHEAEDAIAMLLAGASSFQVVSTLYKNKLKKIGDILNGIEKWMDTKGYKGIKDFRAKLSESQNEDKMAYRRVQYVRMLLRSNDYIERPNVI
- a CDS encoding aminopeptidase family protein P — protein: MSSKPSERIHLLQEYLKKQNAFAAVIPSTDPHMSEYVAERWRGRSWISAFEGSAGTVAVTQKDAALWTDSRYFLEAGRVLKNSGIALMKQGLPETPSIEQWLMQMKGKQEGARVLVAADSFALKSFESMQSELANGDISLEAAPDFLDTIWENRPGLPAEEIYAHDSTFSGETRNDRITRLREFADSRGYERILITALDEIAWLLQLRGRDVEFNPVFYAYALLETRGPVLHLCTHAENISPDLRRELEADNVHIHGYQDIGKLLTSSEGQVAADPLTLNMETASILGDRLVKLPSPVRSWKACKNPKEIESTRNVMIRDGVAMVNFLYWLEHELKDGSSLDELAVSRKITEFRSTQKNYVGDSFRSIVGFNDHGAVVHYSVDENSSSPIQGNGLLLIDSGGQYLDGTTDITRTVAVHDVDREAKHHFTLVLKGHINLASAVFPEGTPGIQLDSLARRPLWQNGLNYGHGTGHGVGFALNVHEGPQSISPRLISTPLQPGMICSNEPGYYLEGAYGIRIENLVAVGPHESYSGFLCFEDLTLCPIELSLIERDLLNDEEISWLNDYHDMVWRNLSPHLEQEQRIWLQHKTRKLQRRE
- a CDS encoding ATP-binding cassette domain-containing protein, translated to MDMENAIISLKDVSFFYIDADAPENPKELTEDDIHFVFRNLDLDLPAGVLSIIGENGIGKSTLMLLAAARRFPVQGSIEILGRNTEKFRKAAQDPAIEAERNALVSVVYQNMEFETEDNLGTVLEQVFDQGIHTSKTDWILEESSRALHLEQVKNRKFQELSKGEMQRALIAISMAYGSAITVLDEPVFAMEEKQKEESLAFLQDYAHRTERSVLFSAHNIHLCRDYADNTLLMRKDGDFVLGDSKAVCSKEELEAAYQVPMEYLHRKEALYRDLLIKGDETRRSN
- a CDS encoding MFS transporter yields the protein MSGHYSPEEQTTGRRWWLIFSIINTFSFQFLAGNVIILFIIRLGASKTVVGVVSSFFHASYLIMPVGRLLSRRLGIVKGFHMAWMVRYLAISPLLLAPFIALSGVADANTLALIIVVGSYFGFQMIRGSGMVSLSPLLTELSHGGDRGRFLSLSRILSNISILFGVLIVALFLGDDAPLMKYLISFAAGIVLGYAGVYSLSRIPEIRRPEGHSDQGLKQSFRDIWKERKFRKYFATLPVVGFSLGIVKPFLLVYAKDVYQFSDNRVLFLTVAGSLGAIAMGVISRKFIDRVGAKPFMMIWILLMAAGALAIVLVPLTAGALSWVFLLLLFFIAMMGWNGADNTAQTYFFSLLQPQQQLSFGIVYFLTVGASGVAGASLAGMFLDLLQGPLGVEGRMSHVYLFAGVLAILVLAFFLAARMERLGALSFRRSLSELFSLRLRSRGR
- a CDS encoding HAD family hydrolase is translated as MTQGKHGVIFDLDGTILYTLEDIRRSLNHSLITHGLQEMDLVTVRRLVGHGLIQLAHDAVEEHAPELDAARRSELGEAIADELREHYRKDPLGVSASYPGIPGLLKELRERGLLLGVLSNKDDVLVQQITDELFPGTFHAVAGRKDHIPRKPDPRGLELIAQQLGLGMSRILYVGDSEVDYRTAANAGVPFAAVGWGYRDAELLQSLSPDYFTPDSGELKSVIFRHFSSTV
- a CDS encoding CBS domain-containing protein; this translates as MEKRSGHTGGNVADLYIMGEKIMFGHSNMDLDCFGSLSMARYLYPGHLMVRSGRIHPVAKNLYTVYRDHLEMITAKELKKHSIDEVVIMDTRQYDRVKEYFRFIPDFSGKITVYDHHCETDCDIPGASVYDGDFGANTSMLCMELLKRDIHVDENDATIALAGIYADTGNFSHGNVTGRDFQAAQYLMEHGASLNAVGKLLSKLREEHQVSLFHRLLNTIQFHNIQGYSIITSWMKLEGQMAGLAAVIERIFEVEDADAYIAVFELEKEGSHLLIGRAGNPRIDLNIIMNSFGGAGHPQAASALIKNSSGFPIYAHLLNMLEQRLKHALTSMELMREAVTISRKMTLLDSALRLEESGNSGAPVVDEDERLVGMITLRDIQKGRKAGQMNAPVHAYMTRNVIHADRNTTIREIEQMFYRHDIGHLPILEDEKVVGQVTRSDYIKFLQNNGDFREIIPQE